In Limanda limanda chromosome 21, fLimLim1.1, whole genome shotgun sequence, a genomic segment contains:
- the tectb gene encoding beta-tectorin, whose product MASLGVLLMLLPVAWTCPPQKADYVMVSCFPNAIIANVPECPYGWEIEQLSLGGICYTGIHSPGYFRFIITDLTPKNHSYCGTQSEYMPGKDPKYIFYNSIVSNDTSLTVRNQPVNYTFSCMYRAAYLVNNAVFSQRVATVYVNNGSLGTFRSQLSMSVFTNSKFLYSKDAPYVIDTSEIGSEVFIGIEAKGLSSRFKVVINNCWATPSPYSTDRKRWSLIINSCSSDNTVSIFENAKDSRSTFKFNSFRFQRLEKVSTVWLHCEVHVCDADRLVCQPTPCIERSLSAEADPSGGILTAEFQIKGYGSSNNGHKPGSSLLILLLLLINSCRNVLN is encoded by the exons ATGGCCTCTCTTGgtgtgctgctgatgctgctgcctgtTGCCTGGACCTGCCCGCCCCAGAAAGCAG ACTATGTCATGGTGTCGTGTTTCCCCAACGCCATCATCGCCAATGTCCCAGAGTGCCCGTACGGCTGGGAGATAGAGCAGTTATCCCTGGGGGGGATCTGCTACACTGGAATACACAGCCCGGGATACTTCCGCTTCATCATCACGGACCTGACCCCTAAGAACCACTCGTACTGCGGCACACAGTCCGAG TACATGCCCGGCAAAGACCCAAAGTACATCTTCTACAACTCCATCGTGTCCAACGACACCTCCCTCACGGTCAGGAACCAGCCGGTCAACTACACCTTCAGCTGCATGTACCGAGCCGCCTACCTGGTAAATAACGCAGTCTTCAGCCAGAG AGTGGCTACAGTTTATGTCAACAACGGGAGTTTAGGCACGTTTAGATCTCAGTTGTCTATGAGCGTGTTCACG AATTCAAAGTTCCTGTACTCCAAGGACGCTCCCTATGTGATCGACACTTCTGAGATCGGCTCTGAAGTTTTCATCGGGATTGAAGCAAAAGGactcagcagcag ATTTAAAGTTGTGATAAACAACTGCTGGGCCACTCCGAGCCCGTACTcgacagacaggaagaggtgGAGTCTCATCATCAACAG ctgctcctccgaCAACACTGTGTCTATCTTTGAGAACGCCAAAGACAGCCGCTCCACGTTCAAGTTCAACTCCTTCCGCTTCCAACGGCTGGAGAAGGTTTCCACCGTGTGGCTGCACTGTGAAGTGCACGTGTGTGATGCCGACAGGCTCGTCTGTCAGCCT ACCCCCTGCATTGAGAGAAGTCTGTCAGCTGAGGCAGATCCGAGTGGGGGGATCCTCACGGCTGAGTTTCAAATTAAAG GTTACGGATCTTCCAATAACGGACACAAACCAG GCTCATCGctcctcatcctgctgctgctcctgataAACTCCT GTAGAAATGTGCTCAACTGA
- the LOC133027537 gene encoding dickkopf-related protein 3-like encodes MSGNLWMLVLVLCVSSAEARIWAWMLNMPQSSPKDGALREGSHISKPTMALCDHDRTCGRGFSCDRHFGLCVPLRGESHYCRRDAQCVRGLSCMFGKCHRSIPNGQEGARCKVDRDCGASMCCARHHGEQVCKRRLIGGESCYVPDGGLAFSINQICPCDEGLLCRDNSAPHRRE; translated from the exons ATGTCGGGGAACCTGTGGATGCTCGTCCTGGTTCTGTGCGTCTCCTCGGCCGAAGCTCGTATTTGGGCCTGGATGCTCAACATGCCCCAGAGCTCCCCCAAAGATGGAGCACTCAGAGAAGGATCTCACATCTCCAAACCAACCATG GCTCTGTGCGACCACGACAGGACGTGTGGGCGGGGCTTCTCCTGCGACCGCCACTTTGGCCTGTGCGTCCCTCTGCGAGGAGAGAGCCACTACTGTCGCCGGGACGCCCAGTGCGTCCGGGGCCTCAGCTGCATGTTCGGCAAGTGTCACCGCAGCATTCCCAACGGACAGGAAG GTGCCAGATGTAAAGTGGACCGGGACTGCGGGGCGTCCATGTGCTGCGCCCGACACCACGGGGAGCAGGTGTGCAAGAGGCGTCTGATTGGTGGAGAGAGCTGCTACGTGCCGGACGGCGGCCTGGCGTTCAGCATCAACCAGATCTGCCCGTGTGACGAGGGGCTGCTGTGCCGGGACAACAGTGCTCCACACAGGAGGGAGTGA
- the gucy2g gene encoding guanylate cyclase 2G: protein MSHTLALHVTLVLTAAAALAAVADNSTNGSHHYKLIIGFQAPWNMSFPFSAQRLGSAIQIAVEKVNTNPAFVGNFSLDFVFTDTDCNPKLSLGGFIHQVWKENVSALFGPACPGEAEVTGLIASAWNIPMFGFVGQSSKIDNRGIYDSYIKIVPPLKRSSEVLVKTLEFFGWSHVAMIGGGLESNTWDKVDALWKTVEDPLRAKFKLTEAVQFDTSNPQLVNRNIKYISTVARVIVVLSNREDATALLLEAERQGLMKGDYVFFLVQHFEDNLWKYALNSTMSQSSRRAFDMAFVIGQKSYEGHEYNNFFEQVFQRLKGNPFRSNLTSVREVSPYSTYLHDAVLLYAMGLKETIKDRKDPHDGRQLLQRLKNKNNIRFYGASGLVHFDEEGERNLDYSIYDLQYTGDRIKFVPILNFDSETKTIRPTSLFSSVVWPKGRIPSDKPECGFNNEFCEWLYNDIALLALLVTFPVIGVLGVLCIGFLSLQKIRLQTRLDDSCWWLIDYSDITIIRELSGNQALSLTTTGSHSGSGCSKSIFSGNSYGLMDKTGREHIFTTIGLYQGNQVAIKYIKNPVSCNLQKPSVIREFSEMKEMKHENLVQFFGACIEPPNVCLIMQYCKKGSLKDVLKTSDVELDAMFKLSFAYDIVNGMEFIHKSSLRFHGNLRPSTCLVDSRLQIKLSGFGLSEFKNNIMPVETVNYEEMYWTAPELLIQVGLQSNGTPKGDVYSFSIIMWELMYNSKAGPYPDVNLEPKEIIMQLRTPFEGEPLRPWLSDELCDASINLLLHACWSENADHRPPFGSIRRQLRDTSPDSHANILDNMVDKLEKYANHLEDVVEERTNQLTAEKARADKLLSSMLPRYIADELMAGKSVAPQSYEMVTIFFSDIVGFTSMCSVSSAMEVVTFLNDLYSLFDDIIKMYDVYKVETIGDAYMVASGLPISNGFKHALEICTMALHFLSAIKVFRIHHMPTEKLAIRIGIHSGPVVAGVVGTTMPRYCLFGDTVNMASRMESNSLPLKIHISQCTADILLQVGSFEMEERGEIEMKGKGCHKTFWLLSKKDFNPPLFAHGFPPAEGFKLHPEKPCLNRSTEKRAHKILNKAHMTDIETPTVHI, encoded by the exons ATGAGCCACACGTTGGCGCTTCATGTCACTTTGGTgttaactgctgctgctgctttggctGCTGTGGCTGACAACAGCACAAATGGCTCTCACCATTACAAGCTGATCATTGGCTTCCAGGCTCCCTGGAACATGTCCTTCCCCTTCAGCGCCCAGCGCCTGGGCTCGGCCATACAGATCGCCGTGGAGAAGGTGAACACCAATCCTGCCTTCGTGGGCAACTTCTCTCTGGATTTTGTGTTCACGGACACAGACTGTAATCCCAAACTGTCCCTGGGAGGCTTCATCCACCAGGTGTGGAAGGAGAACGTGTCCGCACTGTTCGGTCCAGCTTGTCCAGGAGAGGCCGAG GTGACTGGTCTCATCGCCTCGGCGTGGAACATCCCCATGTTCGGGTTCGTGGGACAATCGTCCAAAATCGACAACAGGGGCATCTATGACTCCTACATCAAAATCGTGCCCCCTCTGAAAAGAAGCTCGGAGGTGCTGGTGAAGACGTTGGAGTTCTTCGGCTGGAGTCACGTGGCGATGATCGGAGGAGGGCTGGAGTCGAACACCTGGGACAAAGTGGACGCCCTGTGGAAAACGGTGGAGGATCCACTGAGAGCCAAATTCAAACTGACGGAAGCCGTCCAGTTCGACACCAGCAACCCTCAGCTGGTCAACAGGAACATCAAGTACATCTCCACAGTGGCCAGAG TGATCGTGGTGCTCTCCAACCGAGAGGACGCCACGGccctgctgctggaggccgaGCGACAGGGGCTCATGAAGGGAGACTACGTCTTCTTCCTGGTGCAGCACTTTGAG GATAACTTGTGGAAATATGCCCTGAACAGCACGATGAGCCAAAGCTCACGCAGAGCTTTTGACATGGCCTTTGTCATCGGCCAGAAATCCTACGAAGGCCACGAGTACAACAACTTCTTTGAGCAGGTTTTCCAAAGACTGAAAGGAAACCCATTCAGGAGCAACCTGACATCTGTGAGAGAG GTGAGCCCGTACTCGACCTACCTGCACGACGCAGTGCTTCTCTACGCGATGGGGCTGAAGGAGACCATCAAGGACAGGAAAGACCCTCATGACGGacggcagctgctgcagaggctgaagaataaaaacaacattcgGTTTTACG GTGCGTCGGGACTTGTCCACTTTGacgaggagggggagagaaatcTGGACTATTCCATTTATGACCTGCAGTACACAGGAGACCGCATCAAGTTTGTGCCCATTCTGAATTTCGACAGTGAAACCAAAACCATCCG GCCAACTTCCCTGTTCTCCTCCGTGGTTTGGCCCAAAGGACGAATTCCCTCAGATAAACCAGAGTGTGGCTTCAACAACGAGTTCTGTGAATGGCTGTACAACG ACATCGCCCTGCTGGCCCTGCTGGTGACCTTCCCAGTCATCGGGGTTCTGGGAGTTCTGTGCATCGGGTTCCTCAGTCTGCAGAAGATCCGGCTCCAGACCAGACTGGACGACTCCTGCTGGTGGCTCATCGACTACAGCGACATCACCATCATCCGGGAGCTCTCT GGAAATCAGGCTTTATCCCTGACGACCACGGGCAGCCACAGTGGCAGCGGCTGCTCTAAGTCCATTTTCTCCGGCAACAGCTACGGCCTGATGGACAAGACGGGGAGAGAACACATCTTCACCACCATAGGGCTCTACCAG GGGAATCAAGTGGCCATCAAGTACATCAAGAACCCTGTGAGCTGTAATCTCCAGAAACCTTCAGTTATCAGAGAGTTCAGTGAG atgaaggagatgaaacATGAGAACCTGGTGCAGTTCTTTGGAGCCTGCATCGAGCCGCCCAACGTGTGTCTGATCATGCAGTACTGCAAGAAAGGAAGTCTGAAG GATGTTTTAAAGACTTCAGATGTTGAGCTGGACGCGATGTTTAAACTCTCCTTTGCTTATGACATTGTAAAT GGAATGGAGTTCATCCACAAGAGCAGCCTGAGATTTCATGGAAACCTGAGGCCCAGCACGTGTCTGGTGGACAGTCGACTGCAGATCAAACTGTCCGGCTTCGGATTGTCGgagtttaaaaacaacatcatgcCAGTGGAGACGGTCAATTATGAAG AGATGTACTGGACCGCCCCTGAGCTCCTGATCCAAGTCGGCCTCCAGAGCAACGGGACGCCCAAAGGTGACGTCTACAGCTTCTCCATCATCATGTGGGAGCTCATGTACAACTCAAAGGCCGGTCCATACCCTGACGTCAACCTGGAGCCCAAAG AGATTATCATGCAGTTGCGGACCCCTTTCGAAGGGGAGCCCCTGCGCCCCTGGCTCTCTGACGAGCTGTGTGACGCGAGCATCAACTTGCTGCTCCACGCCTGCTGGAGTGAAAACGCCGACCACCGACCTCCGTTTGGCTCGATACGGAGACAGCTGAGGGACACCAGCCCGGACAG TCATGCAAACATCCTGGACAACATGGTGGATAAGTTGGAGAAATATGCAAATCACTTGGAGGatgtggtggaggagaggacCAATCAGCTGACAGCAGAGAAGGCCCGTGCAGACAAGCTTCTCTCCAGCATGTTGCCAAG GTACATCGCAGACGAGCTGATGGCCGGGAAGTCGGTGGCGCCGCAGAGCTACGAGATGGTCACCATCTTCTTCTCCGACATCGTGGGCTTCACCTCCATGTGCTCGGTCAGCTCTGCGATGGAGGTGGTCACGTTCCTCAACGACCTCTACAGCCTCTTCGACGACATCATCAAGATGTACGATGTCTACAAA GTGGAAACGATAGGCGATGCGTACATGGTGGCCAGCGGGCTGCCCATCAGCAACGGCTTCAAGCACGCTCTGGAGATCTGCACGATGGCGCTGCACTTCCTGAGCGCCATCAAGGTCTTCAGGATCCATCACATGCCCACGGAGAAACTCGCCATTCGCATCGGGATACACTCCG GTCCTGTGGTTGCAGGAGTGGTCGGCACCACCATGCCTCGCTACTGTCTGTTCGGAGACACGGTGAACATGGCGTCTCGGATGGAGAGTAACAGCCTAC cCCTGAAGATTCACATATCTCAGTGCACTGCAGACATTCTGCTCCAGGTGGGATCGtttgagatggaggagagaggagaaatcgAAATGAAG GGAAAAGGGTGTCACAAGACCTTCTGGCTGCTGAGCAAGAAAGACTTCAACCCTCCTCTCTTTGCTCACGGCTTTCCACCAGCGGAGGGATTCAAACTACACCCCGAG AAACCATGTTTGAACAGGTCCACTGAGAAAAGGGCCCACAAGATCCTGAACAAAGCTCACATGACGGACATCGAGACTCCTACGGTGCACATCTGA